A window of the Tiliqua scincoides isolate rTilSci1 chromosome 5, rTilSci1.hap2, whole genome shotgun sequence genome harbors these coding sequences:
- the NOP9 gene encoding nucleolar protein 9 has product MGVPSHRQKGARSKKEQRKQVVPTPSSPDGGSKENKGALLPKLEPAAAEYFRRAHETFKSGFDSDEEKDLFVSNVLEEAEAVALPLALDSAGSLLLQALLPSASSGSLCRLLRALIPSLRLSACHHCAAHILEAALLRAPLLMRDGAEDAGTLEDLVLELGRAVQEELLVFVLDAHASFVVRTLLQVLGGARVGSDGGRVLPGLGTSRLRAKQAKLGTDGPVEFEVPDTFLSLLQDFSNCFQEQIPDFITNKFFSLCLQVALEVLHRRLPDTCLELSRAVIGYLSSRSPSAGQSPLLVFLKDATCSRVLDKVLEVSDPKALRAFYKAHVKGQLQVLAAHKVANFTLQRLIQAASCKLLEKLFKELGPGLEEIMAHEHLGVVTALLGACRKHGTHQQEVLQLLMEAFHCWEPPSRQLVCVPLTASVLAYEVYYGEEDEDEEIPSQNQAGVPHPLGTISYHGSLMLQHLLHFVDPSAILRSLAAMSPEDLVTLACDPAGSHVFDALLASPSVPGKQRRKVLRLLKGCYVSLACSKHGSRVLDSMWSRATLTAKQEMAQELVAHEQQLRHDPFGHHLVRNFALTHFLKRRRDWDRHQEAEKKRRELFAEILED; this is encoded by the exons ATGGGGGTCCCTTCTCATCGCCAGAAGGGAGCCAGAAGCAAGAAGGAACAGAGGAAACAAGTTGTGcccaccccctcctctccagaTGGGGGCTCTAAAGAAAATAAGGGGGCATTGCTCCCCAAACTGGAACCTGCAGCAGCCGAGTATTTCCGCCGGGCTCACGAGACCTTTAAGTCTGGTTTTGACTCAGATGAGGAGAAGG ATCTGTTTGTTAGCAACGTCTTGGAGGAAGCTGAGGCAGTGGCTTTGCCTTTGGCCCTGGATTCTGCAGGTTCTCTGCTCCTGCAGGCCCTGTTGCCTTCTGCCTCATCCGGTAGTCTCTGCCGCCTGCTGCGTGCTTTGATCCCGTCTCTGCGCCTGTCAGCCTGCCATCACTGTGCAGCCCATATCCTGGAGGCTGCCCTGCTGAGAGCCCCGTTACTGATGAGGGATGGTGCAGAGGATGCTGGGACACTGGAGGACCTTGTTCTAGAGCTGGGAAGGGCTGTGCAGGAAGAGCTGTTGGTTTTTGTGTTGGACGCCCATGCTAGTTTTGTGGTGCGGACGCTGCTGCAGGTGCTTGGAGGGGCCCGCGTTGGGTCAGACGGGGGCCGGGTCCTCCCAGGGCTAG GAACTTCTCGTTTGAGAGCCAAACAGGCAAAACTGGGGACTGATGGGCCTGTGGAATTTGAGGTTCCAGACACATTTCTCTCCCTCTTGCAGGACTTCAGCAATTGCTTTCAGGAACAAATTCCAG ATTTCATCACCAACAAATTCTTCAGCCTCTGCCTCCAGGTGGCACTGGAGGTCTTGCACAGGAGGCTGCCAGACACCTGCTTGGAGTTGAGCCGTGCTGTGATTGGCTACTTGAGCTCTCGCAGTCCTTCTGCTGGGCAAAG CCCCCTCTTGGTGTTCCTGAAGGATGCTACTTGCAGCCGAGTGCTGGACAAGGTCCTGGAGGTGTCAGACCCAAAGGCCCTGCGTGCTTTCTACAAGGCCCACGTGAAGGGGCAGCTGCAGGTGCTGGCAGCCCACAAAGTGGCCAACTTCACCTTGCAGCGACTCATCCAGGCGGCCTCCTGCAAGCTG CTGGAGAAACTGTTTAAGGAGCTGGGCCCAGGTCTGGAAGAGATCATGGCCCATGAGCACCTGGGGGTGGTCACTGCACTCTTGGGGGCCTGTAGAAAACATGGGACTCACCAGCAGGAGGTGCTGCAGCTGCTCATGGAG GCTTTCCACTGTTGGGAGCCCCCGTCCCGCCAGCTGGTGTGTGTCCCTCTTACTGCTTCAGTGCTGGCTTATGAGGTCTATTACGGGGAGGAGGACGAGGACGAGGAGATTCCGTCGCAGAACCAG GCTGGTGTGCCCCACCCTCTCGGCACCATCTCCTACCACGGCTCCCTGATGCTCCAGCACTTGTTGCATTTTGTGGACCCCTCTGCCATACTGCGCAGCTTGGCTGCCATGAGCCCTGAGGACCTGGTCACCCTGGCCTGCGATCCAGCAGGCAGCCATGTTTTTGACGCCCTCCTGGCAAGCCCATCGGTACCCGGGAAGCAGAGGCGCAAAGTCTTGCGCCTGCTGAag GGCTGCTATGTGTCCCTGGCATGCAGCAAGCACGGGAGCCGTGTTTTGGATTCCATGTGGAGCAGGGCCACCCTGACAGCCAAGCAGGAGATGGCACAGGAACTGG TGGCCCATGAGCAGCAGCTGCGGCACGACCCCTTTGGCCACCACCTGGTCCGCAACTTTGCCTTGACACACTTCCTCAAGCGCCGCCGAGACTGGGACCGGCACCAAGAGGCCGAGAAGAAGCGCAGGGAGCTTTTTGCTGAAATCTTGGAGGACTAA